In Daucus carota subsp. sativus chromosome 4, DH1 v3.0, whole genome shotgun sequence, one DNA window encodes the following:
- the LOC135152285 gene encoding uncharacterized protein LOC135152285, whose protein sequence is MLGYTIWYYHGESDRSRVDIGTSSRNVGCMDDDFYDAREMLGDFAEATRQFENDEEEPNATAKNFYKMLDSASEPIYHDNTRFTTLSFVNKLLQFKHKHGCSNRGFDELLELIGSVLPNGHKLPMKYYDVKKLVSGLNMGYQKIDACVNDCMLFYKEDSEKIYCDICNENRYKPQKDQKKKMIPRKILRYFPLALRLQRLFMSEKTAKCMTWHHDRVTVEGQVSHPADGDEWKQFNQRFPRFAKEIRNVRIGIATDGFDPFRDAHAREYTVWPVIDVIYNLPPSMCTKAPYMFMPLLIPGPNDPAKDFHVYLRPLIDELKSLWHTGVETYDRASRSNFMMRVALMWTINDFPALGMISGWSTKGKLACPVCIGEVRAKQLKYGGKSTFYGTAR, encoded by the coding sequence ATGCTGGGATATACAATATGGTACTATCACGGGGAGAGTGATAGGTCACGGGTTGACATTGGAACAAGTTCTAGGAATGTTGGTTGCATGGATGATGATTTTTATGATGCACGTGAAATGCTTGGAGATTTTGCAGAGGCAACAAGACAATTCGAGAATGATGAAGAAGAACCGAATGCAACTGCAAAGAACTTTTATAAGATGCTAGATAGTGCTTCTGAACCAATTTATCATGATAATACAAGATTTACAACATTATCATTTGTGAACAAGCTACTCCAATTCAAACATAAGCATGGTTGTAGTAATAGGGGTTTTGACGAGTTGCTTGAACTCATTGGATCTGTGTTGCCAAATGGTCACAAGTTGCCCATGAAATACTACGATGTGAAGAAATTGGTAAGTGGGTTGAACATGGGCTATCAAAAGATTGATGCTTGTGtaaatgattgtatgttgttttACAAAGAGGATAGTGAGAAGATATATTGTGATATATGTAATGAAAATCGATACAAGCCTCAAAAGGAtcaaaagaaaaagatgatccCAAGAAAGATTTTGAGATACTTTCCTCTTGCATTGAGACTACAACGATTATTCATGTCCGAGAAGACTGCAAAGTGTATGACGTGGCACCATGATAGAGTTACAGTTGAAGGTCAAGTAAGTCACCCGGCTGATGGAGATGAATGGAAACAATTTAATCAAAGATTTCCCAGATTTGCCAAAGAAATACGAAATGTCAGAATAGGCATTGCTACTGATGGTTTTGACCCCTTTCGTGATGCACACGCAAGAGAATATACTGTGTGGCCTGTGATTGATGTTATTTATAATCTTCCACCATCCATGTGCACGAAAGCTCCGTACATGTTTATGCCTCTTCTCATTCCTGGACCGAATGATCCGGCAAAAGACTTCCATGTGTATCTCCGACCTTTAATTGATGAATTAAAGTCCTTATGGCATACAGGGGTTGAAACATATGATAGGGCATCACGTTCAAATTTCATGATGAGAGTAGCGTTAATGTGGACAATAAATGACTTTCCAGCACTTGGTATGATTAGTGGATGGTCCACTAAGGGCAAGTTGGCATGTCCAGTTTGTATTGGAGAAGTAAGAGCAAAACAACTCAAGTATGGTGGTAAATCTACATTCTATGGCACAGCTCGTTAA